One part of the Vitis riparia cultivar Riparia Gloire de Montpellier isolate 1030 chromosome 8, EGFV_Vit.rip_1.0, whole genome shotgun sequence genome encodes these proteins:
- the LOC117919588 gene encoding laccase-17-like, whose product MGSAFVRIMLFAFCAFWVLPELVIAKHTGTTRHYKFDIKLQTVTRLCQTKSIVTVNGQFPGPRIIAREGDRVIIKVVNHVQNNITIHWHGIRQLRSGWADGPAYITQCPIQTGQSYVYNFTITGQRGTLFWHAHISWLRATLYGPLVILPKRGVSYPFPQPFKEVPIIFGEWWEADIETMINQAMQTGGAPNVSDAYTMNGLPGPLYNCSAKDTFRLKVRPGKTYLLRLINAALNDELFFSIANHTVTVVEVDAVYVKPFKTNTLVITPGQTTNILLKTKSHSPNATFLMAARSYATGPAAFDNSTTAGILEYEQKSSVSNTRNRKPSVLKPALPMFNDTIFAMKFSKKLRSLASNKFPAKVPQTVNRRFFFTVGLGLIQCSRNQACPGPNNTMVAAAINNVSFVQPSTALLQAHFFGKSKAVYTTDFPANPPFKFNYTGTPPSNILVNSGTKVVVLPFNTRVELVLQDTSIIGAESHPLHLHGFNFYVVGQGFGNFDPKKDPANFNLVDPIERNTVGVPSGGWVAIRFRADNPGVWFMHCHLEVHTSWGLKMAWVVTDGKRPNQKLPPPPSDLPKC is encoded by the exons ATGGGTTCTGCCTTTGTGAGGATTATGCTATTTGCATTTTGTGCTTTCTGGGTTTTGCCTGAGCTGGTAATTGCAAAGCATACAGGCACAACCAGGCACTACAAGTTTGAT ATTAAGCTGCAGACAGTGACGAGATTATGCCAAACAAAAAGTATTGTTACCGTCAATGGACAATTCCCAGGCCCTAGGATCATAGCAAGAGAAGGTGATCGGGTCATCATTAAGGTGGTTAACCATGTCCAAAACAATATCACAATCCATTG GCACGGGATTCGGCAGCTAAGAAGTGGATGGGCGGATGGACCTGCCTACATTACACAGTGCCCAATTCAGACAGGTCAGAGCTATGTGTACAACTTCACTATCACTGGGCAGAGAGGGACCTTATTTTGGCATGCTCATATCTCATGGCTGAGAGCTACTCTCTATGGACCCCTTGTCATCCTTCCTAAGCGGGGTGTCTCTTACCCATTTCCCCAACCCTTCAAAGAAGTCCCAATCATCTTTG GCGAGTGGTGGGAAGCTGACATAGAGACCATGATTAACCAAGCAATGCAAACAGGAGGAGCCCCAAATGTCTCTGACGCTTACACCATGAATGGTCTTCCCGGACCCTTGTATAACTGCTCAGCTAAGG ATACATTTAGGCTGAAGGTGAGACCGGGAAAGACCTATCTCCTGCGGCTAATCAATGCTGCACTCAATGACGAGCTCTTCTTCAGCATAGCCAACCATACTGTCACCGTAGTTGAAGTTGATGCAGTCTATGTGAAACCATTTAAAACCAACACTCTTGTCATCACCCCTGGACAGACTACCAATATCCTTCTCAAGACCAAATCTCACTCCCCTAACGCCACCTTCCTCATGGCTGCCAGGTCTTACGCCACCGGTCCTGCTGCTTTTGACAATTCTACAACAGCtggaattttagaatatgaGCAAAAATCGTCCGTGTCAAACACTAGGAACAGAAAGCCCTCTGTTCTCAAACCAGCCCTTCCCATGTTCAATGACACAATTTTTGCCATGAAATTCAGCAAGAAATTACGCAGCTTAGCCTCTAACAAATTTCCAGCAAAAGTCCCACAAACAGTGAATAGACGCTTCTTCTTCACGGTGGGACTGGGCCTAATCCAATGCTCACGGAACCAAGCGTGCCCAGGACCCAACAACACCATGGTAGCAGCTGCCATCAACAATGTGTCATTTGTGCAGCCAAGCACAGCCCTTCTTCAAGCTCATTTCTTCGGAAAGTCCAAGGCCGTCTACACCACTGATTTCCCAGCAAACCCACCCTTCAAATTCAACTACACGGGCACTCCCCCAAGCAACATTCTTGTAAACAGTGGGACCAAGGTGGTGGTACTACCCTTCAATACAAGAGTGGAGTTGGTGTTGCAGGACACTAGTATCATAGGTGCAGAGAGCCACCCACTTCATCTGCACGGCTTTAACTTCTATGTGGTGGGACAGGGATTCGGAAACTTTGATCCTAAGAAGGATCCTGCCAATTTCAACTTGGTCGATCCCATAGAGAGAAACACCGTGGGGGTGCCTTCCGGCGGTTGGGTGGCCATTCGTTTCCGCGCAGACAATCCTG GGGTTTGGTTTATGCACTGCCACCTGGAAGTCCACACCAGCTGGGGATTGAAGATGGCCTGGGTTGTCACGGATGGGAAGCGTCCCAATCAAAAACTGCCTCCTCCGCCCTCCGATCTTCCCAAATGTTAA
- the LOC117919587 gene encoding laccase-17-like: MSSCFLRVMLFALCALWNLPELVLAKHAGITRHYNFDIKLQKVTRLCQTKSIVTVNGQFPGPRIIAREGDRVLIKVVNNVQNNITIHWHGIRQLRSGWADGPAYVTQCPIQTGQSYVYNFTITGQRGTLFWHAHISWLRATLYGPLVILPKRGVPYPFPQPFKEVPIIFGEWWKADTETMINQAMQTGGAPNVSDAYTINGLPGPLYNCSAKDTFRLKVKPGKTYLLRLINAALNDELFFSIANHTVTVVEVDAVYVKPFKTNTLVITPGQTTNILLKTKSHSPNGTFLMAARSYATGPAAFDNSTTAGILEYEHMSSLSNTKNKRPSVHRPALPTFNDTLFAMNFSKKLRSLATTKFPAKVPQTVSRRFFFTVGLGLIQCSRNQACPGPNNTMVAAAINNVSFVQPSTALLQAHFFGKSKGVYTTDFPENPPFKFNYTGTPPSNILVNSGTKVVVLPFNTRVELVLQDTSIIGAESHPLHLHGFNFHVVGQGFGNFDPKKDPSNFNLVDPLERNTVGVPSGGWVAIRFRADNPGVWFMHCHLEVHTSWGLKMAWVVMDGKHPNQKLPPPPADLPKC; this comes from the exons ATGAGTTCCTGCTTTCTGAGGGTTATGCTATTTGCACTTTGTGCATTGTGGAATTTGCCTGAGCTGGTACTTGCAAAGCATGCTGGCATTACCAGACACTACAACTTCGAT ATTAAACTGCAGAAAGTGACCAGATTATGTCAAACAAAAAGTATTGTCACAGTCAATGGGCAATTCCCAGGGCCTCGGATCATAGCGAGAGAAGGTGATCGGGTCTTAATTAAGGTGGTTAACAATGTTCAGAACAATATCACAATTCACTG GCATGGAATCCGGCAACTAAGAAGCGGATGGGCAGATGGACCTGCCTACGTCACACAGTGCCCAATTCAGACGGGACAGAGCTATGTGTACAACTTCACGATCACAGGGCAGAGAGGGACCTTATTCTGGCATGCCCACATCTCATGGCTGAGAGCAACTCTTTATGGACCCCTTGTCATCCTACCTAAGCGAGGTGTCCCTTACCCATTTCCTCAACCCTTTAAAGAAGTCCCCATCATCTTTG GAGAGTGGTGGAAAGCTGACACAGAGACTATGATTAACCAGGCAATGCAAACAGGAGGGGCCCCAAATGTCTCCGACGCTTACACCATTAATGGTCTTCCCGGGCCTTTGTATAACTGTTCCGCTAAGG ATACATTTAGGCTGAAGGTGAAACCGGGAAAGACCTATCTCCTCCGGCTAATCAATGCTGCACTCAATGACGAGCTCTTCTTCAGCATAGCCAACCATACTGTCACCGTAGTTGAAGTTGATGCAGTCTATGTGAAACCATTTAAAACCAACACTCTTGTCATCACCCCTGGACAGACTACAAATATCCTTCTCAAGACCAAATCTCACTCCCCTAACGGCACCTTCCTCATGGCGGCCAGGTCTTACGCCACCGGTCCTGCTGCTTTTGACAATTCCACAACAGCTGGAATCCTAGAATACGAGCATATGTCGTCCTTGTCAAACACAAAGAACAAAAGGCCCTCTGTCCACAGACCGGCACTTCCCACATTCAATGACACATTGTTTGCGATGAACTTCAGTAAGAAATTACGCAGCTTGGCCACTACCAAATTCCCAGCAAAAGTCCCACAAACGGTCAGTAGACGCTTCTTCTTCACAGTTGGACTGGGGCTAATCCAATGCTCACGGAACCAAGCGTGCCCAGGACCCAACAACACCATGGTAGCAGCTGCCATCAACAATGTGTCATTTGTGCAGCCAAGCACAGCCCTTCTTCAAGCTCATTTCTTCGGAAAGTCCAAGGGCGTCTACACCACTGATTTCCCAGAAAACCCACCCTTTAAATTCAATTACACGGGCACTCCCCCAAGCAACATTCTTGTAAACAGTGGGACCAAGGTAGTGGTGCTACCCTTCAATACAAGAGTGGAGTTGGTGCTGCAGGACACTAGTATCATAGGTGCAGAGAGCCACCCTCTTCACTTGCACGGCTTTAACTTCCATGTGGTGGGGCAGGGATTCGGAAACTTTGATCCTAAGAAGGATCCATCCAATTTCAACTTGGTTGATCCCTTAGAGAGGAACACCGTGGGGGTGCCTTCCGGCGGTTGGGTGGCCATTCGTTTTCGCGCAGACAATCCAG GGGTTTGGTTTATGCACTGCCACCTGGAAGTCCACACCAGCTGGGGGTTGAAGATGGCCTGGGTTGTCATGGATGGAAAGCATCCCAATCAAAAGCTGCCTCCTCCGCCCGCCGATCTTCCCAAATGCTAG
- the LOC117919760 gene encoding U3 small nucleolar RNA-associated protein 21 homolog has product MGIFEPFRAIGYITSTVPFSVQRLGTETFVTVSVGKAWQIYNCAKLNLVLVGPQLPKKIRALASYRDYTFAAYGNDIAVFKRAHQVATWSRHNAKVNLLLLFGEQILSIDVGGNMFMWAFKGIQQNLAPIGHVMLEDKFSPSCIMHPDTYLNKVILGSEEGSLQLWNISTKQKLYEFKGWKSSICCCVSSPALDVVAVGCADGTIHIHNIRYDEEIVTFSHSTRGAVTALSFSTDGRPLVASGGSSGVISIWNLEKRRLQSVIREAHDSSIISLHFFANEPVLMSSSADNSIKMWIFDTSDGDPRLLRFRSGHSAPPLCISFYANGRHVLSAGQDRAFRLFSVIQDQQSRELSQRHVTKRAKKLRVKEEEIKLKPVIAFDFGTILLYEHFFHALMDSFELGKMKNVENSNFKLVISNVLIIFLVIAFCFFLGVVILASVHIATYKYVSAISLDSFILCF; this is encoded by the exons ATGGGAATTTTCGAACCCTTTAGAGCAATAGGATACATCACAAGCACGGTTCCTTTCTCTGTTCAGAGATTGGGCACTGAAACTTTCGTCACCGTCAGTGTCGGCAAAGCTTGGCAGATTTATAAC tGTGCTAAGCTCAATTTGGTGCTTGTTG GTCCTCAACTGCCAAAAAAGATTCGAGCTCTTGCTTCTTATCGTGACTACACATTTGCTGCATATGGGAATGATATTGCAGTATTTAAGCGTGCGCATCAG GTGGCAACTTGGAGTAGGCATAATGCCAAGGTCAATTTGTTGCTACTATTTGGAGAGCAAATCCTCAGCATTGATGTTGGTGGTAATATGTTCATGTGGGCATTTAAAGGTATCCAACAGAATCTTGCTCCAATCGGACATGTTATGCTAGAAGACAAGTTCAGCCCAAGCTGTATAATGCATCCAGATACTTACCTAAACAAG GTGATTCTTGGGAGCGAGGAAGGCTCTCTGCAACTTTGGAACATTAGCACAAAACAAAAGCTGTATGAGTTCAAAGGCTGGAAATCATCTATATGTTGTTGTGTTTCGTCACCTGCACTAGATGTTGTTGCAGTCGGCTGCGCTGATGGAACTATTCACATTCACAACATTCGATATGATGAGGAGATAGTTACATTTAGTCACTCTACACGAGGTGCTGTGACCGCCTTGTCTTTTAGCACTG ATGGACGACCTCTTGTAGCATCTGGAGGTTCATCTGGTGTTATAAGCATATGGAATCTAGAGAAAAGAAGGCTCCAATCGGTTATAAGAGAGGCTCACGATAGTTCAATAATTTCTCTACATTTCTTTGCCAATGAGCCAGTGCTGATGAGTTCATCTGCAGACAACTCCATAAAA ATGTGGATTTTTGACACAAGTGATGGGGATCCTCGTCTTCTTCGCTTCAGAAGTGGGCACAGTGCTCCTCCACTTTGCATAAG TTTCTATGCCAATGGGAGGCACGTTCTATCTGCTGGTCAAGATCGCGCTTTTCGTCTTTTCTCTGTCATCCAG GACCAACAAAGTAGAGAGCTTTCTCAACGTCATGTAACTAAAAGAGCTAAGAAACTCAGGGTGAAG gaGGAAGAGATAAAGTTGAAGCCTGTTATTGCATTTGATTTTGGTACAATCCTTCTCTACGAGcatttttttcatgcattaatgGATTCATTTGAACtcggaaaaatgaaaaatgttgaaaatagcAATTTCAAACTAGTTATATCAAATgtcctcataatttttttagtaattgctttttgttttttcttgggGGTTGTTATTTTGGCTTCTGTTCATATTGCAACCTACAAATATGTCTCAGCCATTTCACTGGACTCTTTTATCTTATGCTTCTGA